A genome region from Camelina sativa cultivar DH55 chromosome 10, Cs, whole genome shotgun sequence includes the following:
- the LOC104716430 gene encoding cell division cycle-associated protein 7-like, whose translation MPTLRTRAKCSIPTTNPNPTVGGGGDPNVSSVYEKCREDRIKENLQRMKSLGIVDLSLKLKSDTRPAKRRYGCKSPRDTPPLQLSSVSTRRSSRLKNATSVTYAEEPEVKRGKKASKDEIVMWVGEGVRPEIYTDEHEKLLGNTERTWELFVDGYDKDGKRIYDPVRGKTCHQCRQKTLGYHTKCSECNPSVRGQFCGDCLYMRYGEHVLEALENVNWICPVCRGICNCSLCRTQKGWLPTGAAYRKILKLGYKSVAHYLIQTNKQSETSEDDETDAAEDNQASAKRSLSFKEAKEPAEDDHLLLSITDGLRDVDNDEDGTNKNPDSARKSLGFLSSGDNQTSVNDVQVLGGGVKALDVNEMDPGTPVIINLEAQCKGNRENISKRKLAVEPNPNSIGGRLRQRRKSQV comes from the exons ATGCCTACGTTGAGAACGAGAGCTAAATGTTCGATTCCCACCACAAACCCTAATCCAACcgtcggaggaggaggagacccAAATGTCTCCTCCGTCTACGAGAAATGCAGAGAAGACAGGATCAAGGAGAATCTTCAGAGGATGAAGAGTCTCGGAATCGTAGATCTCTCCCTCAAACTCAAATCCGATACCCGACCAGCCAAAAGGCGTTACGGTTGTAAATCCCCCCGAGACACTCCTCCTCTTCAGCTTTCTTCAGTCTCCACCAGACGATCCTCAAG ATTGAAGAATGCTACGTCAGTTACCTATGCTGAGGAACCTGAAGTGAAGAGGGGTAAAAAAGCTTCTAAAGATGAGATTGTTATGTGGGTAGGAGAAGGAGTAAGGCCAGAGATCTACACTGACGAACATGAGAAACTGCTAGGTAACACTGAACGAACTTGGGAGCTTTTTGTCGATGGTTACGACAAAGATGGGAAACGCATTTATGATCCTGTTAGAGGAAAGACTTGCCACCAGTGCAG GCAGAAGACCCTCGGTTATCATACCAAATGCAGCGAATGTAATCCATCCGTCCGAGGTCAATTCTGTGGAGATTGTTTATACATGAG ATATGGAGAACATGTTCTTGAAGCTCTGGAAAACGTGAATTGGATTTGTCCAGTCTGTCGCGGGATCTGCAACTGCAGTTTATGTCGTACACAAAAAGGGTGGCTCCCAACTGGTGCAGCTTACAGGAAG ATACTTAAACTCGGGTACAAGTCTGTTGCACATTATCTGATTCAAACCAACAAGCAGTCGGAAACAAGTGAGGATGATGAAACTGATGCCGCTGAAGATAATCAAGCTTCTGCAAAGAGATCGCTTTCTTTCAAAGAAGCAAAGGAACCTGCGGAAGACGATCATCTCCTTCTGTCGATTACTGATGGGCTTCGAGACGTTGATAATGATGAGGATGGCACAAACAAGAATCCGGATTCAGCTAGAAAGTCATTGGGCTTCTTGTCTTCTGGGGACAATCAAACTTCAGTGAATGATGTTCAAGTGCTAGGCGGTGGTGTCAAGGCATTGGATGTGAACGAGATGGATCCAGGAACTCCTGTGATCATCAACCTTGAGGCTCAATGTAAAGGGAACCGAGAAAACATAAGCAAGAGGAAACTGGCTGTTGAACCAAACCCGAACAGTATCGGTGGAAGACTGAGACAGCGTCGTAAGAGTCAAGTttga
- the LOC104716432 gene encoding nuclear pore complex protein NUP58-like — MSFGNMFSTPQQQQTPQPLFQTPQQTFQPQQSGSFFSQPQQQQQPQQTSLIQPQQFQQQQQQQLQNQQQQQQVQQLYLFTNDKAPANYSTKWADLHPDSQKLLLQIEEKILEHRSESQRLDQCSRLYDSSVSSEGFEFDASRIVQELGGINTAMDRQKAVLHELMIVAKDMLRNAEIAVRSFMMQQPRFPHWKQGGGVVTVGSQTSQAQGTNPAPASAGQQQAVTTTVQVSDFYRGIPKKPTVFLQQTVVRFEKYLNECRQWVEELEQLLALDSDKYSRHASLLESLPKVMSNVHDFFVHVAAKVESFHQYIESMRTSYLADQRRRGECHDPFLEADRRETAKQEAAAKRVHPTLHLPASTASIQPSTQVAGLITSSATPGASNAPQPSAAVTTSNPSSGAGFSFPNTPASAPSSSLFATPSSAAPVSSLFGPSPTPAQTPVFGSSPASTFGSAPSLFSQTTPSLGAMPSQFAGTTTGSGASFNSMTKSSRPKSRTTRR; from the exons ATGTCGTTCGGTAATATGTTCTCTACCCCACAGCAACAGCAGACGCCTCAGCCGCTGTTTCAAACTCCGCAACAGACGTTTCAGCCGCAGCAGAGCGGTTCCTTCTTCTCGCAACcccagcagcagcaacaaccgCAGCAAACGTCGTTGATTCAGCCGCAACAGTtccagcagcagcaacaacaacaactacagaatcagcaacagcagcagcaagtGCAGCAGCTGTATCTCTTCACCAACGATAAAGCTCCGGCCAATTACAGTACCAAGTGGGCCGATCTTCATCCCGATTCTCAGAAACTCCTGCTTCAGATTGA agagaagataTTGGAGCATAGAAGTGAAAGTCAGAG ATTAGATCAGTGTAGTCGACTTTATGATTCTTCTGTATCCAGTGAAGGGTTCGAGTTTGATGCTAGCCGCATTGTTCAG GAGCTTGGTGGGATTAATACTGCCATGGACAGACAAAAAGCTGTTCTTCATGAGCTTATGATTGTTGCCAAAGATATGTTGCGTAATGCAGAGATTGCAGTTCGTTCTTTTATGATGCAACAGCCAAGATTCCCTCATTGGAAGCAAGGAGGAGGAGTTGTTACTGTTGGTTCTCAAACATCTCAGGCGCAGGGAACAAATCCAGCTCCTGCTTCCGCTGGTCAACAACAAGCAGTTACTACAACGGTTCAAGTTTCTGATTTTTACCGTGGGATTCCGAAGAAACCAACTGTTTTCCTACAGCAAACTGTTGTTAGGTTTGAGAAGTATCTAAACGAGTGCCGGCAGTGGGTTGAAGAGCTGGAGCAATTGCTCGCCTTGGATTCTGACAAGTATAGTAGACATGCTTCCCTTTTAGAATCTCTTCCAAAAGTCATGTCTAATGTTCATGACTTCTTTGTTCATGTCGCTGCTAAG gTAGAGAGTTTTCACCAATATATTGAATCAATGAGAACATCGTATCTTGCTGACCAGCGCCGAAGAGGAGAATGCCATGATCCGTTTCTTGAGGCTGATCGAAGGGAAACAGCAAAACAGGAAGCTGCTGCCAAAAGGGTCCACCCAACTCTGCATCTACCTGCTTCTACTGCAAGTATACAACCCTCAACACAGGTTGCTGGGTTGATTACGAGTTCAGCAACTCCTGGGGCTTCAAATGCTCCACAGCCATCTGCAGCTGTTACAACATCAAACCCTTCTTCAGGAGCTGGTTTTTCGTTTCCCAACACACCTGCTTCTGCACCTTCGTCTTCTCTCTTTGCTACACCATCTTCTGCTGCTCCTGTCTCGTCTTTGTTTGGACCATCCCCTACTCCCGCACAGACGCCAGTATTTGGCTCTTCCCCAGCTTCTACATTTGGTTCCGCTCCATCTTTGTTTAGCCAGACAACTCCATCACTTGGTGCTATGCCTTCACAATTTGCAG GTACTACAACAGGATCAGGAGCCAGCTTTAATTCTATGACA AAATCTTCAAGGCCAAAATCTCGAACTACACGTCGTTAG
- the LOC104719951 gene encoding pre-mRNA-splicing factor SLU7-A-like, producing the protein MATASVAFKSREDHRKQIELEEARKAGLAPAEVDEDGKEINPHIPQYMSSAPWYLKSEKPSLKHQKNWKVDSVGRKKIWYDRGAKIHQAEKYRKGGCKNCGAMTHDVKACMDRPRKIGAKYTNMYIAPDEKIESFELDYDGKRDRWNGYDPSSYRHVVASYEAKDEARKKYLKEQKLKKLEEKLNKNGGDGATSDGEEEDDELRVDEAKVDESKQTDFAKVEKRVRTTGGGSTGTVRNLRIREDPAKYLLNLDLNSAHYDPKTRSMREDPLPDADPNDKFYLGDNHYRNSGQALDFKQLNVHSWEAFDKGQDMHMQAAPSQAELLYRNFKAGKDKLKSQTKQTIMEKYGDAATRDEIPMELLLGQSERQVEYDRAGRVIKGQEVVIIPKSKYEEDVHTNNHTSVWGSWWKDHQWGIQCCQQTIRNSYCTGSAGIEAAEASLDLMKANIARKEASEESPKKVEEKRMATWGTDTSEDLELNEEALANALRKEDLSRKEEKNERKRKYNVEYTNDVTPEEMEAYRMKRVHHEDPRKDFLG; encoded by the exons ATGGCTACAGCTTCAG TTGCTTTCAAGTCTAGGGAAGATCATAGGAAGCAAATAGAATTAGAGGAAGCTCGTAAAGCCGGGCTTGCTCCCGCTGAGGTTGACGAGGATGGAAAAGAAATCAACCCTCACATTCCTCAGTATATGTCATCTGCTCCATGGTATCTCAAGTCTGAAAAACCC AGTTTGAAGCATCAAAAGAATTGGAAAGTTGATTCCGTCGGTCGCAAAAAGATATGGTATGATAGAGGTGCAAAGATCCATCAAGCCGAGAAATACCGTAAGGGAGGGTGTAAAAACTGTGGCGCAATGACGCACGATGTAAAAGCATGTATGGATAGGCCTCGCAAGATTGGAGCAAAATACACAAACATGTACATTGCACCTGATGAGAAAATCGAGAGCTTTGAATTGGACTACGATGGGAAGAGGGACCGGTGGAATGGTTATGACCCTTCATCTTACCGTCATGTGGTGGCTAGTTATGAAGCAAAAGATGAGGCACGAAAGAAGTATCTCAAGGAGCAGAAACTTAAGAAACTAGAGGAAAAGCTTAACAAAAACGGTGGTGATGGTGCAACCAGTGATggcgaggaagaagatgacgagTTAAGAGTTGATGAAGCCAAGGTTGATGAGAGCAAGCAGACGGATTTTGCAAAGGTTGAGAAACGTGTTCGTACAACTGGTGGTGGTAGCACAGGAACTGTAAGGAATCTGCGTATCAGAGAAGACCCTGCAAAATACCTACTCAACCTTGATCTCAACTCTGCTCATTATGACCCAAAAACTCGATCTATGCGTGAAGATCCACTTCCAGATGCAGATCCAAATGATAAGTTCTATCTG GGAGATAATCACTATAGAAACAGTGGCCAAGCTCTAGATTTCAAACAGCTAAACGTTCATTCATGGGAAGCATTTGACAAGGGACAGGACATGCATATGCAAGCGGCTCCATCCCAAGCTGAATTGCTCTACAGGAACTTTAAGGCTGGAAAGGACAAACTCAAGTCTCAGACAAAGCAAACAATCATGGAAAAGTATGGGGATGCAGCTACAAGAGATGAAATTCCTATGGAGCTTTTGCTTGGCCAAAGCGAAAGACAAGTTGAGTATGACAGAGCAGGGAGGGTTATAAAAGGCCAAGAGGTGGTAATAATTCCCAAAAGTAAATATGAAGAAGATGTTCATACTAACAATCACACAAGTGTTTGGGGTTCTTGGTGGAAAGATCACCAATGGGGGATACAA TGTTGCCAGCAAACCATTCGCAACAGCTATTGCACTGGTTCTGCTGGAATCGAAGCTGCAGAGGCGTCCCTTGATCTGATGAAGGCTAACATTGCTCGCAAAGAAGCTTCTGAAG AGAGCCCAAAGAAGgttgaagagaagagaatggCCACATGGGGAACCGATACTTCTGAAGATTTGGAATTGAACGAGGAGGCACTAGCTAATGCTCTTAGAAAG GAGGATTTGAGTAGGAAGGAAGAGAAAAACGAGAGGAAGCGCAAATACAATGTGGAATACACCAACGATGTGACTCCAGAAGAGATGGAAGCTTACAGGATGAAGAGAGTTCACCACGAGGATCCAAGGAAAGATTTCCTCGGCTGA